One part of the Arabidopsis thaliana chromosome 4, partial sequence genome encodes these proteins:
- a CDS encoding ARM repeat superfamily protein (ARM repeat superfamily protein; FUNCTIONS IN: binding; INVOLVED IN: biological_process unknown; EXPRESSED IN: 22 plant structures; EXPRESSED DURING: 13 growth stages; CONTAINS InterPro DOMAIN/s: Armadillo-like helical (InterPro:IPR011989), Armadillo (InterPro:IPR000225), Armadillo-type fold (InterPro:IPR016024); BEST Arabidopsis thaliana protein match is: ARM repeat superfamily protein (TAIR:AT3G01400.1); Has 4881 Blast hits to 3043 proteins in 255 species: Archae - 2; Bacteria - 6; Metazoa - 869; Fungi - 533; Plants - 2917; Viruses - 0; Other Eukaryotes - 554 (source: NCBI BLink).), whose translation MVSVEEPLSHSNSTRFPLTTDFYGSSSPSAARLHRQAGRSMRTVRSNFYQSGDQSCSFVGSIGDKSEYASEFLSDSVIDMRLGELALKNSNSLNSNASSMKEEAFLDISQAFSDFSACSSDISGELQRLACLPSPEADRNESGGDNEAEHDPELEREPCLGFLQRENFSTEIIECISPEDLQPTVKLCIDGLRSSSVAIKRSAAAKLRLLAKNRADNRVLIGESGAIQALIPLLRCNDPWTQEHAVTALLNLSLHDQNKAVIAAGGAIKSLVWVLKTGTETSKQNAACALLSLALLEENKGSIGACGAIPPLVSLLLNGSCRGKKDALTTLYKLCTLQQNKERAVTAGAVKPLVDLVAEEGTGMAEKAMVVLSSLAAIDDGKEAIVEEGGIAALVEAIEDGSVKGKEFAILTLLQLCSDSVRNRGLLVREGAIPPLVGLSQSGSVSVRAKRKAERLLGYLREPRKEASSSSP comes from the exons ATGGTATCGGTGGAGGAACCTTTATCTCATTCCAATTCCACTCGCTTTCCGTTAACAACCGATTTCTACGGTTCATCATCGCCGTCGGCGGCGAGGTTACACCGTCAAGCTGGCCGGTCGATGAGAACAGTGAGATCTAACTTCTATCAAAGCGGAGATCAATCTTGCTCATTCGTCGGCTCAATCGGCGATAAATCAGAGTATGCGTCGGAGTTTCTCTCGGATTCCGTCATCGACATGAGACTCGGCGAGCTTGCTTTGAAAAACAGTAATTCTCTCAATTCAAACGCTTCCTCAATGAAAGAGGAAGCGTTTCTCGACATTTCTCAGGCGTTTAGTGATTTTTCCGCTTGTAGTAGTGATATCTCCGGCGAGTTACAGCGTCTTGCTTGCTTGCCGTCGCCGGAGGCTGATAGAAATGAGAGCGGCGGAGATAACGAAGCGGAGCATGATCCAGAGTTAGAGAGAGAGCCTTGTCTAGGGTTTCTACAGAGAGAAAACTTCTCTACAGAGATTATCGAGTGTATTTCGCCGGAAGATCTGCAGCCAACTGTGAAACTATGCATCGACGGACTTCGTTCCTCTTCGGTGGCGATAAAGCGATCTGCTGCGGCGAAGCTACGGCTATTGGCGAAGAATCGAGCGGATAATCGTGTGTTGATTGGGGAATCTGGAGCTATTCAAGCTTTGATTCCACTTCTTCGTTGTAACGATCCATGGACGCAAGAGCACGCAGTTACAGCTCTGTTAAACCTCTCGTTACACGACCAGAACAAAGCTGTAATCGCCGCAGGAGGAGCGATTAAATCACTAGTGTGGGTACTCAAAACGGGGACGGAGACTTCAAAGCAGAACGCTGCATGTGCTTTGCTTAGTTTGGCGCTATTGGAGGAGAACAAAGGCTCAATCGGAGCTTGCGGTGCTATTCCGCCGCTGGTTTCTCTTCTGTTGAACGGATCTTGCAGGGGAAAGAAGGATGCGTTGACGACGCTCTACAAGCTGTGTACGCTTCAGCAAAACAAGGAGAGAGCGGTCACTGCTGGAGCGGTGAAGCCGTTGGTGGACCTTGTGGCTGAGGAAGGGACTGGTATGGCGGAGAAAGCTATGGTGGTTCTGAGTAGCCTTGCAGCGATAGATGATGGCAAAGAGGCTATTGTCGAGGAAGGAGGGATCGCAGCGCTTGTTGAGGCCATCGAGGATGGATCTGTGAAAGGGAAAGAATTTGCGATCTTGACGCTGTTGCAGCTTTGTTCTGATAGCGTTAGAAACCGTGGGTTGCTTGTGAGGGAAGGCGCGATTCCTCCGCTTGTGGGCCTCTCTCAGAGCGGCTCCGTCAGTGTTAGAGCTAAGCGCAAG GCAGAAAGACTTCTGGGGTATCTTCGGGAGCCAAGGAAGGAGGCAAGTTCATCAAGCCCATGA
- a CDS encoding NADH-ubiquinone oxidoreductase (unknown protein; FUNCTIONS IN: molecular_function unknown; INVOLVED IN: photorespiration; LOCATED IN: mitochondrion, mitochondrial membrane, mitochondrial respiratory chain complex I, respiratory chain complex I, membrane; EXPRESSED IN: 25 plant structures; EXPRESSED DURING: 15 growth stages; Has 30201 Blast hits to 17322 proteins in 780 species: Archae - 12; Bacteria - 1396; Metazoa - 17338; Fungi - 3422; Plants - 5037; Viruses - 0; Other Eukaryotes - 2996 (source: NCBI BLink).), with protein MNTDITALEKAQYPVVDRNPAFTKVVGNFSTLDYLRFSTITGISVTVGYLSGIKPGIKGPSMVTGGLIGLMGGFMYAYQNSAGRLMGFFPNDGEVASYQKRGGFSK; from the exons ATGAATACTGACATCACTGCCTTGGAGAAGGCACAATACCCAGTGGTTGATCGGAATCCTGCTTTTACTAAAGTCGTCGGCAATTTCAGCACTCTCGATTACCTCCGTTTCTCTACTATCACCGGCATCTCCGTCACCGTCGGCTATCTCTCTG GGATTAAGCCTGGGATTAAGGGACCGTCGATGGTTACTGGAGGATTGATCGGGCTCATGGGAGGTTTCATGTATGCGTACCAGAACTCTGCCGGTAGACTCATGGGGTTTTTCCCTAATGATGGTGAAGTTGCTAGTTACCAGAAGCGTGGTGGTTTCTCCAAATGA
- a CDS encoding zinc finger CCCH domain protein (unknown protein; FUNCTIONS IN: molecular_function unknown; INVOLVED IN: biological_process unknown; LOCATED IN: cellular_component unknown; EXPRESSED IN: sperm cell, flower; EXPRESSED DURING: 4 anthesis; Has 30201 Blast hits to 17322 proteins in 780 species: Archae - 12; Bacteria - 1396; Metazoa - 17338; Fungi - 3422; Plants - 5037; Viruses - 0; Other Eukaryotes - 2996 (source: NCBI BLink).) produces the protein MEGEAVESRSSRKEQERERRRLRDRERRQSMSQDERERHLARRRKNYQLRRQRAEVNRLDSPIQAITGGNQAALNSPPDSGASFVESDQSVVIPVEELAKMMGTIRLTRLKHLARTLNKSSTSTGAESSNTGATDAKTRCAMSNGLRLSRIKRLVRFKGQQLRILSHSQTPEPQLH, from the exons ATGGAGGGAGAGGCAGTTGAATCTAGGAGTAGTAGGAAGGAGcaggaaagggaaagaaggCGTCTACgagacagagaaagaagacaatCAATGAGCCAGGATGAGAGGGAAAGGCATTTGGCTCGGCGCCGCAAGAACTACCAGCTGAGAAGGCAGAGAGCTGAGGTAAACCGCCTTGACTCTCCGATCCAAGCAATCACTGGAGGCAACCAAGCAGCACTGAATTCACCGCCTGATTCTGGAGCCAGCTTTGTTGAGTCTGATCAGA GTGTGGTAATACCAGTGGAAGAGCTGGCTAAGATGATGGGGACTATACGGCTGACACGTCTGAAACATCTGGCGAGGACACTGAACAAGTCCAGCACTAGTACTGGTGCAGAGTCAAGCAACACAGGAGCAACAGACGCAAAGACAAGAT GTGCAATGTCAAATGGGCTACGTCTGAGTCGGATAAAACGACTGGTGAGATTTAAGGGCCAGCAACTGAGGATCTTGTCACATTCCCAAACACCAG AACCTCAGCTTCACTAG
- the INT4 gene encoding inositol transporter 4, whose product MVEGGIAKADKTEFTECWRTTWKTPYIMRLALSAGIGGLLFGYDTGVISGALLFIKEDFDEVDKKTWLQSTIVSMAVAGAIVGAAVGGWINDKFGRRMSILIADVLFLIGAIVMAFAPAPWVIIVGRIFVGFGVGMASMTSPLYISEASPARIRGALVSTNGLLITGGQFFSYLINLAFVHTPGTWRWMLGVAGVPAIVQFVLMLSLPESPRWLYRKDRIAESRAILERIYPADEVEAEMEALKLSVEAEKADEAIIGDSFSAKLKGAFGNPVVRRGLAAGITVQVAQQFVGINTVMYYSPSIVQFAGYASNKTAMALSLITSGLNALGSIVSMMFVDRYGRRKLMIISMFGIIACLIILATVFSQAAIHAPKIDAFESRTFAPNATCSAYAPLAAENAPPSRWNCMKCLRSECGFCASGVQPYAPGACVVLSDDMKATCSSRGRTFFKDGCPSKFGFLAIVFLGLYIVVYAPGMGTVPWIVNSEIYPLRYRGLGGGIAAVSNWVSNLIVSESFLSLTHALGSSGTFLLFAGFSTIGLFFIWLLVPETKGLQFEEVEKLLEVGFKPSLLRRREKKGKEVDAA is encoded by the exons atggtGGAAGGAGGAATTGCGAAAGCAGACAAAACAGAGTTCACAGAGTGTTGGAGAACAACATGGAAGACACCTTACATCATGCGACTTGCTCTCTCCGCCGGAATCGGAGGTCTTCTCTTCGGTTACGATACCGGAGTCATTTCCGGAGCTCTTCTTTTCATCAAagaagattttgatgaagttgATAAGAAAACATGGCTTCAGTCAACTATTGTTAGTATGGCAGTGGCTGGAGCCATCGTCGGAGCAGCAGTCGGAGGTTGGATCAATGATAAGTTTGGTAGGAGGATGTCGATTCTTATCGCCGATGTTCTTTTCTTGATCGGTGCGATTGTGATGGCATTTGCTCCGGCTCCTTGGGTTATCATCGTTGGAAGAATCTTTGTTGGGTTTGGTGTTGGTATGGCTTCGATGACGTCTCCGTTGTATATCTCTGAAGCTTCTCCGGCGAGGATTAGAGGTGCACTTGTTAGTACCAATGGTCTTCTCATCACTGGTGGACAATTCTTCTCGTACCTCATCAATCTTGCTTTTGTCCAT ACTCCGGGAACATGGAGATGGATGTTGGGTGTTGCGGGAGTTCCAGCTATTGTTCAGTTTGTGCTTATGTTGTCGCTACCTGAGTCTCCAAGGTGGTTATATAGAAAGGACAGGATTGCGGAATCCAGAGCGATTCTTGAGAGGATTTACCCGGCTGACGAAGTGGAGGCGGAGATGGAAGCTTTGAAACTGTCAGTGGAGGCAGAGAAAGCAGACGAGGCAATCATTGGAGATAGCTTCTCTGCAAAGCTGAAAGGAGCTTTCGGGAATCCCGTTGTTCGACGTGGACTCGCTGCTGGTATCACGGTGCAAGTGGCTCAGCAGTTTGTGGGGATCAACACTGTCATGTACTACAGTCCTTCTATTGTGCAATTTGCTGGTTACGCCTCTAACAAGACAGCTATGGCCTTGTCTCTTATTACTTCCGGTTTGAATGCTTTGGGTTCTATTGTGAGCATGATGTTTGTCGATCGGTACGGGAGAAGGAAGCTCATGATCATCTCTATGTTTGGGATCATAGCATGTCTTATCATCTTAGCCACGGTGTTCTCACAAGCGGCCATCCACGCCCCCAAGATCGATGCGTTTGAGTCAAGGACGTTTGCACCAAATGCTACTTGTTCAGCATATGCCCCTCTCGCAGCCGAAAATGCTCCTCCCTCGAGGTGGAACTGCATGAAGTGTCTCAGGTCCGAATGTGGATTCTGCGCCAGCGGGGTACAGCCGTACGCACCAGGAGCATGTGTGGTGTTGTCAGATGACATGAAAGCAACTTGCAGCTCAAGAGGAAGAACATTCTTCAAAGATGGATGTCCAAGCAAGTTTGGGTTCTTAGCTATAGTGTTTTTGGGGCTTTACATCGTAGTCTACGCACCAGGTATGGGCACTGTCCCGTGGATCGTCAACTCTGAGATCTATCCGCTCAGATACAGAGGTCTTGGTGGAGGAATAGCCGCCGTCTCGAATTGGGTCTCCAACCTGATAGTGAGTGAGAGCTTCCTCTCACTCACCCATGCTCTCGGCTCCTCTGGTACCTTCCTTCTCTTTGCTGGCTTCTCCACGATCGGGCTCTTCTTCATTTGGTTGCTCGTTCCTGAGACCAAAGGGCTTCAGTTTGAGGAGGTCGAGAAGTTGCTCGAGGTCGGCTTCAAGCCCAGTCTCTTGCGGCGGAGGGAGAAGAAGGGCAAAGAAGTCGATGCTGCTTAA
- a CDS encoding tail-anchored protein insertion receptor WRB-like protein (FUNCTIONS IN: molecular_function unknown; INVOLVED IN: biological_process unknown; LOCATED IN: endomembrane system; EXPRESSED IN: 24 plant structures; EXPRESSED DURING: 15 growth stages; CONTAINS InterPro DOMAIN/s: CHD5-like protein (InterPro:IPR007514); Has 30201 Blast hits to 17322 proteins in 780 species: Archae - 12; Bacteria - 1396; Metazoa - 17338; Fungi - 3422; Plants - 5037; Viruses - 0; Other Eukaryotes - 2996 (source: NCBI BLink).) has translation MEGEKLIEDRGFLAAPLTFVVVVVFQLLSKWLDQLKKKGSKNTRESELRTEIKQLLREASALSQPATFAQAAKLRRSAATKEKELAQYLEQHHKEIKLSYDMYGKGLLASKVVIYLILVLCFWRTPIAIIAKQLVQPFGTLLSWGTGGHMTGHVMVGIIPWLILSNRVSKYVCRFVEF, from the exons ATGGAAGGAGAGAAGCTTATAGAAGATCGCGGCTTTTTGGCTGCTCCTCTGACCTTCGTCGTCGTCGTTGTCTTCCAATTGCTATCCAAGTGGCTTGACCAATTGAAGAAG AAAGGGTCGAAGAACACGAGGGAATCAGAGCTGCGAACCGAAATTAAGCAGCTTTTGAGAGAGGCTAGTGCATTGTCTCA GCCAGCCACATTTGCGCAAGCAGCGAAACTTAGGAGGTCAGCAGCTACTAAAGAGAAAGAACTTGCACAAT atCTGGAGCAGCATCACAAAGAAATCAAGCTTTCATACGATATGTATGGGAAGGGTCTGCTTGCTTCGAAG GTTGTGATATACCTAATCTTGGTATTGTGCTTCTGGAGGACTCCAATTGCCATTATCGCTAAGCAACTTGTTCAACCGTTTG GGACTTTGTTATCTTGGGGAACAGGAGGTCACATGACAGGCCATGTAATG GTCGGGATCATACCGTGGCTCATACTCTCAAACAGAGTGAGCAAATATGTGTGTAGGTTCGTGGAGTTCTAA
- a CDS encoding uncharacterized protein (unknown protein; Has 30201 Blast hits to 17322 proteins in 780 species: Archae - 12; Bacteria - 1396; Metazoa - 17338; Fungi - 3422; Plants - 5037; Viruses - 0; Other Eukaryotes - 2996 (source: NCBI BLink).), which translates to MAILEAIIYSPNHNNLDIALQQNNVAGKFQKLDRQGAPITFYRTRCL; encoded by the coding sequence ATGGCAATCCTAGAAGCAATCATTTACAGCCCAAACCACAATAACCTCGACATAGCTTTGCAACAGAATAATGTCGCAGGGAAATTCCAGAAGCTAGATAGACAAGGAGCACCAATAACATTTTATAGGACAAGGTGTCTCTGA
- a CDS encoding uncharacterized protein (unknown protein; Has 30201 Blast hits to 17322 proteins in 780 species: Archae - 12; Bacteria - 1396; Metazoa - 17338; Fungi - 3422; Plants - 5037; Viruses - 0; Other Eukaryotes - 2996 (source: NCBI BLink).) produces MSSIARDRKEQMVIHSSIVLLQERFRQLQRARELRAERELLNPKPNHQDNILQYYSEPTSFGFFQFLPINSQTSSSQQLLSLSLCSHSTSESIEKPSFCHQWPNKDDKKMGGIDRYDDVDTSLHL; encoded by the coding sequence ATGAGTTCAATAGCAAGAGACCGAAAGGAACAAATGGTGATCCATTCTTCAATCGTCTTGCTTCAAGAAAGATTCAGACAACTTCAGAGAGCAAGAGAGTTAAGAGCTGAACGAGAGctcctaaaccctaaacctaaccaCCAAGACAACATCTTGCAATATTACAGCGAACCCACTAGTTTCGGTTTCTTTCAGTTTCTACCTATAAACTCTCAAACATCTTCGTCACAGCAGCTCCTATCCCTCTCCTTATGCTCACACTCCACCTCTGAATCCATTGAAAAGCCAAGCTTTTGTCATCAGTGGCCAAATAAAGATGACAAGAAGATGGGTGGGATTGATCGATACGACGATGTTGACACGTCTCTGCAtctctaa
- a CDS encoding Tetratricopeptide repeat (TPR)-like superfamily protein (Tetratricopeptide repeat (TPR)-like superfamily protein; CONTAINS InterPro DOMAIN/s: Pentatricopeptide repeat (InterPro:IPR002885); BEST Arabidopsis thaliana protein match is: Pentatricopeptide repeat (PPR) superfamily protein (TAIR:AT1G11290.1); Has 33210 Blast hits to 13021 proteins in 214 species: Archae - 0; Bacteria - 0; Metazoa - 30; Fungi - 34; Plants - 32761; Viruses - 0; Other Eukaryotes - 385 (source: NCBI BLink).) produces the protein MKTLISSSLSHKSQCLTICFKLNKLAMVYYTREFQTEASQTSASGSMFSGNATTILRRMLAEKRIGRFQVENQRKTEKLDKTLKGLCVTGRLKEAVGLLWSSGLQVEPETYAVLLQECKQRKEYTKGKRIHAQMFVVGFALNEYLKVKLLILYALSGDLQTAGILFRSLKIRDLIPWNAMISGYVQKGLEQEGLFIYYDMRQNRIVPDQYTFASVFRACSALDRLEHGKRAHAVMIKRCIKSNIIVDSALVDMYFKCSSFSDGHRVFDQLSTRNVITWTSLISGYGYHGKVSEVLKCFEKMKEEGCRPNPVTFLVVLTACNHGGLVDKGWEHFYSMKRDYGIEPEGQHYAAMVDTLGRAGRLQEAYEFVMKSPCKEHPPVWGSLLGACRIHGNVKLLELAATKFLELDPTNGGNYVVFANGYASCGLREAASKVRRKMENAGVKKDPGYSQIELQGEVHRFMKDDTSHRLSEKIYKKVHEMTSFFMDIDYYPDGLDSSCPV, from the exons ATGAAAACgttaatctcttcttctctttctcacaAATCCCAATGTTTGACTATTTGCTTCAAGCTGAATAAGCTTGCAATGGTTTACTACACTCGGGAGTTCCAAACAGAGGCGTCTCAGACGTCGGCTTCCGGTTCTATGTTCTCCGGAAATGCGACGACGATCCTACGCCGGATGCTTgcagagaagagaattggAAG GTTTCAGGTGGAGAAtcagaggaaaacagagaagctaGATAAGACATTAAAGGGTCTATGTGTTACAGGGAGATTGAAAGAAGCTGTTGGGTTGTTATGGAGTAGCGGATTGCAAGTAGAGCCTGAGACTTATGCTGTACTGTTGCAGGAATGTAAACAAAGGAAGGAGTATACAAAAGGGAAACGTATACATGCTCAGATGTTTGTTGTTGGATTTGCTCTCAATGAGTATTTGAAAGTTAAGTTGTTGATACTTTACGCCTTATCAGGTGATCTTCAAACAGCTGGGATTCTCTTTCGTAGTTTGAAGATTAGAGATTTGATACCGTGGAATGCAATGATATCTGGGTATGTGCAAAAAGGTTTAGAGCAAGAAGggctttttatttattatgataTGAGACAGAACAGAATAGTTCCTGATCAGTATACATTTGCTTCAGTGTTTAGAGCTTGTTCTGCGTTAGATCGGTTGGAACATGGAAAGAGAGCTCACGCTGTGATGATAAAGCGGTGTATTAAGTCGAACATTATAGTTGATAGTGCTCTTGTTGATATGTACTTTAAATGCAGTAGCTTCTCTGATGGCCACAGAGTATTTGATCAATTGTCCACTAGAAATGTGATTACGTGGACCTCATTGATATCTGGCTATGGATATCATGGAAAAGTTTCAGAGGTGTTAAAATGCTTTGAAAAGATGAAGGAAGAAGGTTGTAGACCAAATCCggttacttttttggtggTTCTCACTGCGTGTAACCATGGAGGTTTAGTTGATAAAGGTTGGGAGCATTTCTATTCTATGAAGAGAGATTACGGGATTGAACCTGAGGGACAACACTATGCTGCTATGGTTGATACGTTAGGGCGTGCTGGTAGGTTACAAGAAGCGTATGAATTTGTAATGAAGTCACCATGCAAGGAGCATCCCCCAGTATGGGGTTCTTTACTTGGGGCTTGCAGGATTCATGGGAATGTGAAACTGCTAGAACTCGCAGCTACAAAATTTTTAGAGTTGGATCCAACAAATGGAGGGAATTACGTTGTGTTTGCCAATGGATACGCGAGTTGTGGATTACGTGAAGCTGCCTCAAAGGTTAGGAGGAAGATGGAGAATGCAGGAGTGAAAAAAGATCCCGGGTATAGCCAGATAGAATTACAAGGGGAAGTTCATAGATTCATGAAGGATGATACGTCTCACAGACTCTCTGAAAAGATATACAAGAAGGTCCATGAGATGACTTCATTCTTTATGGATATTGACTACTATCCAGATGGCTTAGACTCTAGCTGTCCTGTTTGA